The DNA segment CTTTTTATACCTGCGCTTAAGGTCACTAACAGTAACTTCACATTTTCATCAATGAATAATCCTGGGCGTTGCCATTTTGCTGTGTTTGTAAAACACAAACATTGAATGGATAATGGATCCCTGGAGTTCATTCAGGGTCATGTGCATAGCACAGAGTCAAACTTTAATCTCATGATGTTTCACATTATTTTTGTCAATGAATGTTATGTTGTTAGTTAGACATACATATGTACGTTATTTGAATACTTGCAGGGGTACTGCTTAATGAGCCGTCGCATCCGTGCCGGATGATGCTGCTGGTGAATCCACAGAGTGGGAAAGGACAGGCGCTCACACTCTACAAAAACCACGTCCAGCGGATGCTCAACGAGGCTGGCGTCTTCCACACGGTGGTCATCACCGGTGAGTCACATCGcaaataaaatttcaatttgACGGAGGAGCGCTTTGGTCCTGCTGTGTTCAAACCAATGTGTGCTTGCTATGACATAAacttggagggaaaaaaagcaggCTTCTGCTAAATCATTAAAAAACATTGTTCCATTTGTTACAGCCTTTTTTTCCCTAAAATGAAATCAATTAATTTTCCCCTCCTAATTTTACACACAACAATAACCCAATAAGTTCTGTGTGGaaacaaatgtttatttattttgttgttttaatttattAACAATAAAAGAGTTTGaagaattaaatattttttgaatgAGTACACTTGGACTGTATATAAGGAAACAGTTTGAAGATTTAAATCCTTTTTGGTATGAATACACTTGGACTGTAAATAAGATAAAGATTTACATTCCTTGAAGGCAAGATAAAAAAGTACTCATTTTCTCTTGTCAAATATATCCAGTGATACAATTTTAGTCTCCACATTAAAAGTCAGACTATCCTTAACATTGGAAatgttttctttatttcttttaatTACAAAATTATGATATGATGTCTCTTGTCAATTGAGTTGAATCACAAGCTCACTCATGTCATTCCAAGTTGGTAAACAAGCTCACCGCCAGACTTGACTGAATCGTTTCTTTTATCGTTGACCTCTCACTGATCATTTCTTTGGTGTCCCTCACAGATCTACAAAAAAAACTTGCCCCAAAACAGCTCTTCTGAACGAAATCCTCATGTTTTCATGCTGTCACAATGCTGGTAGACTGCCTTTGGCCCACGTGCGCACTCAGCtgttatgtaacatgtgtgacGTACACGCGCACATGCATTCACATACTGTATGGATAAAGACAGAAAGATGAtacacacaaaatcccctttcatcatgatttgatgtttttttttttttcattcatcatAAGCCTCCATACGGGCTAGTGATGATTATGTAGCACACAGATTTATGATGAACTAGCGTGACACTAATTTGACCAGTGAGgaaaaataacaaaactgtGTATTAATTACTATGGGGAAATAACACATTATTTTTGGGGGCTTGCACTTTTAGCCACATTAATCCTGAAGAAAATGGTTTATGAGGAAAGACTTTAGGATTTAATCCTAAAGTGTATGATTACAGACAAGGAAGTTATTTTACAATCTATTCAAGTCCAATATTTCGAGCCACTTTAATCTCTGGTTTTAATCTGAATGTTACCCCAGTAATGATTTGGTTAGTTCTGACGCATATTAGACAACTCATAacgggcatgtgtgtgtggtggagggGTGAGTAAGCATGTCTTGGTCAGTCCCAGCAGTGTGTCAGTAAGGATGGCACTGCAATGTTTGGTCTCCGTTACTGCACAAGTACCCAAGGATATCTGTCAGACAGCATTAAGAAGAGGACAGCACCCTTTAAATCCAGTTTGCAGTTGCTGGAGATTCTTGTCCTTAGGACAATTGTATCTGTATGGTTAGCATGGCAACATCTAACTACCTACTGTAGTGATCTATCACAATATACCGACTGCTTAAGTTAGCGTTCCTGTCTAAAGTTATGTATGTACTGTGCTTCTGCATGTTCTGACTTGTATGAGAGCAACACAGTGAGAAATTGAATTCATATAAATTCAATTATATTTGCAGCAGTTGTCCCAGGGCATCTGATTAAGCTATCAGAGCGGTTGGTGTGgtattcacacacacatgcacacactcacacagtcgTCACCTGCTGTTCCTGAGGTGGTAGAGCACTGCATCTATTAAACAGCTCCCTGCTGCAGCGTGCACATTCATCTGGTGCCGCCTGCCTCTAATGAAGGATGCACAATCGGCACATTAGCGCTGAAACTTTCCGGATGGCAATACTTTACATCCGCCGCTGGTGTCGTAAATAGAAGCCGATTAAGGGTTTCAGCATATGGTTGTCTTCAATTTAATTTGTCCTCAACTTGAGTCTTGTTTGTGAATCAAAACATCAACCGTAGCACTCTTTCAACAAGTCTTCACTATAGAGTTTGTGAAATAAATTCTATTAAGATTATGTTAAGCTAAATATTTTGGGCAAAAactgtgttttaacaaggaaagcAAATGCTGCGTCCTAACCGAATTGTGGGAGTTTaccttttttatatttatatttaactgTATTTCGACCCACTGAGACAGTATCAGCCAAAACGTAGACATTAATAagcactaaaaataaaaaggactTTTGCTACACAAATGGGCAGAAGGGGAGACATCACTTGCTGTACTTGTGTTTCTACAGAACGTCAGAACCATGCCCGCGAGCTAGTGAGGGAGGCTGACCTGTCCCAGTGGGACGCACTTGTCATCATGTCAGGAGACGGTCTTCTGTTTGAGGTAACAAAATATGTGCTGCGAAGCTAAAAGTAAGTTCAACATGAAGGACATCATGACTTACTTACTACATGGACAAGTTGTTAAAACAAAGATGTTTTCAATCATATCTGAATTAAATGTGCAATTTGGTGcacaaaaactaaaatgaaaattgaattgaaaaagcgtgtcaatgaaataaaataaaactgtagTTTACATTTCTTTATTATAAAATACttagtgaccttttttttttttttacatgtgtgtGTATTAGGTGATAAACGGTCTCCTGGACAGATCAGACTGGGAGGAGGCTATCCGCACCCCGCTTGGTATACTCCCTGGCGGCTCaggcaacgccttggctgcatcCATACATCACTACGCAAGGTGGGTCACACAAATTGCAAAACTCACATTGACTGCTAAGGATACACCTGATCAATATACGCTGAACTGCCCATCCGCCATAATGTGTCCATCACATCCACGGCCGAACGTCAACATTACATCATATTGGTGAAAAAGATCAGTCCCAGAGGAATTAGCATTATGCAGTTTGAAAGTGGTGATAATGACATtgtgttttatattttgaacttgttgtttttattttatatgtatgtcctgtaaaataataatattatatatgTACAGCCAAAATCAAGACAGAAAATTGCCATGCATTCATTTATTTGCAGTAATAGTCCCAACAATAGAAATCATGTTTTTCCTGTTTTCTCTCTCCTCATCAAGGCTCGCTCAACAGCAGTAGCTGTCCATCAATTCATTCAAATTCTATGAGAACCATCCAGTTCCATTATCTAGTGCTCCCTTCTTTCTCATAAATTCCTTGGCCTGTGCCCGTCAATCCCTTTCGCATATGTCAGGGCTCCGGGGACAACAACAATAGCGGAAGGGTCCAGAgtctgttttgtttacacacctCACACTCCCCGTCTGCTTGCTGCAGGCTGCTCAGCGGCAGGCAGTACGTTTTGGATTATTCCCCGATGAATAGGGGAAGCTTCGCTGAGGCTGCATGCTGTGCTTCAAATGAGCACCAACTCAAAGTTAGCTGGTATTATGCTATACGGCGATGAGCGCAATATGTGCCCCCAGGGACTGTGAGCTTGAATGAGACTCACGTTTGGTTATTTTTTGGGGATTGAACATAAAAGTAACAGTGCCCTTTTGGAAATAGGATGTCATGTCACTCTTAGAGTAGCTCAGGGTGTTTATTTAGTTAAATGTATATGCAATGTAAAGAAAATCACAGCCACCCAAGATgatacgcacacacccacacgtacACATCATCCATCTGCCTTCATGGGTTTATCAAACTGCTGTGTCCCTACAGCCATTTTGgcccaaaacaataaaaataactcATGAttgatttataaaaaataaaaaaataaaaagcacattCAAACAGCAGCCTAGAATCATTTCCAAACCTCCCCAAATATTAAGGGCACCTTCATGTTTTCATCTTTGTCTGCACATTTATTTGGGGAACTTAAATATTAACGCACGTCTAATTAGGAGGCTGGCATCGGTTAGAAAAACATTTCTTCTTACATTTATAATTTATTGAGGCAAAATGTGTTTCACTGATTTTCTAAGATGTGAGGATATCTTTTTGATTCTTGATTTTCCCTCAGTGCTTCATTGGTGTCCAGTGAAGAGCTCCTGATCAGCTGCGGCTTCTTATTGTGTAAAGGTGTGGTGTCCCGCATGGATTTGGTCTCAGTCCATCTCTTCTCCGGGACCCGTCTCTTCTCCTTCCTCTCGCTGGCGTGGGGCTTTGTGGCTGACGTGGATGTTGAGAGCGAGAAGTACCGCCACGTCGGGGCAGCTCGCTTCACCCTGGGCACCCTGGTGAGGTTGGCCTCTCTTCGCGTCTACAAGGGCAAGTTGGCCTACCTACCTGTGACGGAAGACCGCAACCTGGTGGGATCCAGACTGAGCAACCATCACAGTGCCACCTTGCATCTCTCCAGAGACTTTCCCACGTGGAACTCTTTACACAACTCCTGTCACTCCAACAATTCGCTCAAGGCGAGATTTGAGCATTCACAGAGCTCCAGCAACACTCAGACGGGATTGTGGGATTCGGTACTCCCCCGGCTGGATGAGCCTCTCCCCGGGAGCTGGATGGTGGTACCCGAAGAAGACTTTGTACTGGTACTGGCCATGTACCAATCCCACCTGGCTGAGGACCTGCTGGCCGCACCAGATGCCACTTTGGACGATGGTGTCATTCATCTGTTTTACGTCAAAGCTGGAATATCCCGTTCCGCACTGCTCAGACTCTTCCTGGCCATGGAGAAGGGCGCTCATGTAGCCTCCAGCTGTGCTCATCTGGTGCACACCAAGGTGCGGGCGCTCAGGATGGAGCCGTATTCTCCCAAAGGGATTATAACGGTGGATGGAGAGGTGGTGGAATATGGGCCGGTGCAAGCAGAGGTGCACCGGGGCCTCGCAAGACTCATCAGTTGATGCACActtgaaacacacacaaagacacacacacacacacatcatattAAGGCATATTTTAATCCAACTTCCATCATGCTACTGTCACATTACAAAATATTTAAATCTGGTTAAGCAGGGTTATTCTTTTCTCTTTCTCAATTGAGATGCACATATCATGCTTGTCAGCATGTTTGCAGAATGCTTTTCTGTCACTACCCTGCCAATAGAGACTAATAAGGGAATGATGGCATCAAAATCACACATAAACAATCTTCACCAAGTTGTCCTTAATGATGCGCTAATGATTGTAACATGGACTGTTAATTGTGGCTTTtgtctgttttattttattccaaaGATCTCATGAGGACACAGTTGGGTTGCAATTCCTTTCCAATCATGAGCCTGATGCCTGCAGCAGGGTACAAATGGGCGTGGGGGACTTTCTATATGTATTGACTTGTTAAATGCTGCATGACGATAGCAGTGGTCTCCTCTTAAGAGACACACTATCTTGTTGCCGCAAGTGGTGCTTTAAGAGCATTAGCAGTGTCCTGAAAGGAGGGGGAGGcgtatttatttcatttcaacacattcaaaaggAAAGGTGGACTCATAAAACAAAGATGTACTCATGAGGGTTGAGTAGAAAaaactatatatgtatataattttGTTTCTActcaacatatatatatatatatatatatatatatatatatat comes from the Syngnathus scovelli strain Florida chromosome 5, RoL_Ssco_1.2, whole genome shotgun sequence genome and includes:
- the LOC125969070 gene encoding LOW QUALITY PROTEIN: sphingosine kinase 1-like (The sequence of the model RefSeq protein was modified relative to this genomic sequence to represent the inferred CDS: deleted 1 base in 1 codon), with the translated sequence MSPSVPESGCDVIVRPPLCPDPRLQVRMDLRRAQYGHNMNTLYGEFTATGNRKVRCVVSLTDKELVVQRLTSVPAGRNRVVLSLKDCVGCRAYREDDNADPAAYLAAYFYPLKRRWMGSGHSRQRVEQCFRLAALQDPRANLEEAEKWARAVRERSNRWQHLRDGVLLNEPSHPCRMMLLVNPQSGKGQALTLYKNHVQRMLNEAGVFHTVVITERQNHARELVREADLSQWDALVIMSGDGLLFEVINGLLDRSDWEEAIRTPLGILPGGSGNALAASIHHYASASLVSSEELLISCGFLLCKGVVSRMDLVSVHLFSGTRLFSFLSLAWGFVADVDVESEKYRHVGAARFTLGTLVRLASLRVYKGKLAYLPVTEDRNLVGSRLSNHHSATLHLSRDFPTWNSLHNSCHSNNSLKARFEHSQSSSNTQTGLWDSVLPRLDEPLPGSWMVVPEEDFVLVLAMYQSHLAEDLLAAPDATLDDGVIHLFYVKAGISRSALLRLFLAMEKGAHVASSCAHLVHTKVRALRMEPYSPKGIITVDGEVVEYGPVQAEVHRGLARLIS